The Salvelinus alpinus chromosome 28, SLU_Salpinus.1, whole genome shotgun sequence genome includes a window with the following:
- the LOC139556975 gene encoding transcription initiation factor TFIID subunit 4-like isoform X2 translates to MRLTIECSRVKMAAGSDLLDDVFFNSEVDENVVSDLVGSLESELTGSARGNSAVRVRAAANHIGNSAVCGNSNVQDSKMGLSQELAKPETSVQGGVINRTRSTMDTAAGSSTTAGHSQSKTGTAGGVVTVIPDHGEGIGKTGSAGVQTLNGSSVVINSHNLVSSASSTVPAVTIVNNGPGSVVKGNSTSSTVIQTSPMDNAVTSTVISSQPSVRNSVPTVTLVRPPMQTPGAVTSLSGSNTCLTSSVNVAHPACSAAQINKSESPKTTIQKTAQLTGTAATLGKSPSTLAISPGGIRAIAPQVLAPRFPQPQQNGPNIQNIQLPPGMVLVRSESGQLLMIHQQTLAQMQAQSQSPMTPRPATPTSTPPVQITSVQAPGMPLMARQVTPTTIVKQGTPAQTTVLQRPPVLQQNTIVLGGASATPGQAPVQPGSAAAVNQRAGTPGATGTPGTPTMETLENVKKCKNFLSTLIKLASSGKQSSETTASVKDLVKSLLEGKIEAEEFTSRLYRELHSSPQPYLVPFLKRSLPALRQMTPDSTAFIQQSQLPQASVQPASSSTALTAVVLGGMAAAQRLPLNRTTTTTSPGAKGTMHQSPVISPAQTPHSKPGLMVPQQQGALASTQVPLAQSPMVTFRGQSHSRIIMGHPQVVKQLQTVPVVKQALAPGAKVTLGRPSMLSVAQKNKLKEASGGTFKDDDDINDVASMAGVNLSEESARILATNSELVGAVTRSCKDEAFLYTTSLTRRVQEIGRRFGVIDLGPEVIDYVSHATQQRLQNLLEKVTEVAQQKNITFKPFIFKKVLKGLPSGVAV, encoded by the exons ATGCGTCTCACGATCGAGTGTAGTAGGGTAAAGATGGCGGCGGGCTCGGATTTGCTGGATGATGTTTTCTTCAACTCGGAGGTGGACGAGAATGTAGTTAGTGATCTCGTTGGATCTTTGGAGTCTGAGCTCACGGGATCGGCTCGCGGAAACTCTGCAGTCAGGGTCCGGGCTGCCGCAAATCACATTGGCAACTCCGCTGTATGTGGCAATTCCAATGTCCAGGACAGCAAAATGGGACTTTCACAAGAGCTTGCTAAACCAG AGACTAGCGTCCAAGGGGGTGTCATTAATAGGACGAGGTCCACCATGGATACAGCGGCGGGCTCAAGCACGACAgcgggacacagtcagagtaagaCGGGGACAGCCGGTGGTGTGGTAACAGTGATTCCCGATCACGGGGAAGGGATCGGAAAAACCGGGTCGGCTGGTGTACAAACTTTAAATGGAAGTAGCGTTGTAATAAACTCTCATAATTTGGTGAGCTCGGCGAGCAGCACAGTGCCCGCGGTCACGATTGTCAACAACGGACCAGGCTCCGTGGTCAAAGGAAACTCAACTTCCAGCACTGTCATTCAAACCTCTCCAATGGACAATGCTGTCACTTCAACTGTAATATCGTCTCAGCCGTCTGTTCGGAACAGTGTGCCTACTGTCACGCTCGTGAGGCCGCCTATGCAAACCCCCGGAGCAGTCACCTCGCTGAGCGGGAGCAATACCTGTCTGACATCATCTGTCAACGTCGCTCACCCTGCGTGTTCAGCAGCACAAATCAACAAGTCGGAGTCGCCCAAAACGACAATACAAAAGACTGCACAGTTGACGGGGACAGCAGCAACTTTGGGGAAAAGCCCGTCGACTCTTGCGATCAGTCCTGGCGGGATAAGGGCGATCGCTCCTCAGGTATTGGCCCCGAGATTTCCGCAGCCCCAACAGAACGGTCCAAACATCCAAAACATTCAGCTCCCCCCAG GGATGGTGTTGGTGCGCAGTGAGAGTGGGCAGCTGTTAATGATCCACCAGCAGACCCTGGCCCAGATGCAGGCTCAGTCCCAGAGCCCCATGACCCCACGGCCAGCCACCCCCACCAGCACTCCCCCTGTCCAGATCACCTctgtacag GCTCCAGGGATGCCCCTCATGGCCCGCCAGGTGACCCCCACCACCATCGTCAAGCAGGGCACCCCGGCCCAGACCACTGTCCTCCAGAGGCCTCCTGTGCTACAGCAG AACACCATTGTGCTGGGTGGGGCGTCTGCCACCCCAGGTCAGGCCCCAGTGCAGCCTGGCTCGGCAGCAGCAGTCAACCAGCGAGCAGGGACCCCCGGAGCTACCGGGACACCAGGCACTCCCACTATG gagaccCTGGAGAACGTGAAGAAATGCAAAAACTTCCTTTCCACGCTGATCAAGCTGGCGTCCAGCGGGAAGCAGTCGTCTGAGACCACGGCCAGCGTCAAGGACCTGGTCAAAAGCCTGTTG GAAGGTAAGATCGAAGCGGAGGAGTTCACCAGTCGGTTATACCGGgagctccactcctctcctcagccATATCTCGTGCCTTTCCTCAAG AGGAGTCTCCCCGCACTGCGTCAGATGACCCCAGACTCGACAGCCTTCATCCAGCAGAGCCAGCTTCCCCAGGCCAGCGTCCAGCCTGCCTCCTCCTCCACTGCCCTGACTGCAGTGGTGCTGGGGGGCATGGCCGCCGCACAGAGACTCCCTCTTAAcagaaccaccaccaccaccagccccgGGGCCAAGGGGACCATGCACCAGTCCCCTGTCATCAGCCCGGCCCAGACACCTCACAGCAAGCCTGGCCTG atggTGCCCCAGCAGCAGGGGGCGTTGGCAAGTACTCAGGTACCTCTGGCCCAGTCACCCATGGTTACTTTCCGAGGCCAGTCCCACAGTCGCATCATCATGGGACACCCGCAGGTGGTCAAACAGCTGCAAACAG ttCCTGTAGTGAAACAAGCTCTAGCGCCAGGGGCCAAGGTAACACTGGGGCGCCCGTCTATGCTCTCTGTTGCACAGAAGAACAAGCTGAAGGAGGCAAGCGGAGGAACCTTCAa AGATGATGATGATATCAATGACGTGGCCTCCATGGCTGGAGTTAACCTGTCAGAGGAGAGCGCCCGTATCCTGGCAACCAACTCTGAGCTGGTGGGCGCGGTGACCCGCTCCTGTAAGGACGAGGCCTTCCTCTACACCACCTCACTAACCCGGAGAGTACAGGAGAtcg GTAGGAGGTTTGGGGTGATTGACCTGGGGCCAGAGGTTATCGACTACGTGTCCCATGCGACACAGCAGCGGCTGCAGAACCTGCTGGAGAAAGTGACGGAGGTGGCGCAGCAGAAAAACATCACCTTCAAG CCTTTCATCTTCAAAAAAGTGCtgaagggcctcccgagtggcgtagcggtctaa
- the LOC139556975 gene encoding transcription initiation factor TFIID subunit 4-like isoform X1 → MRLTIECSRVKMAAGSDLLDDVFFNSEVDENVVSDLVGSLESELTGSARGNSAVRVRAAANHIGNSAVCGNSNVQDSKMGLSQELAKPETSVQGGVINRTRSTMDTAAGSSTTAGHSQSKTGTAGGVVTVIPDHGEGIGKTGSAGVQTLNGSSVVINSHNLVSSASSTVPAVTIVNNGPGSVVKGNSTSSTVIQTSPMDNAVTSTVISSQPSVRNSVPTVTLVRPPMQTPGAVTSLSGSNTCLTSSVNVAHPACSAAQINKSESPKTTIQKTAQLTGTAATLGKSPSTLAISPGGIRAIAPQVLAPRFPQPQQNGPNIQNIQLPPGMVLVRSESGQLLMIHQQTLAQMQAQSQSPMTPRPATPTSTPPVQITSVQAPGMPLMARQVTPTTIVKQGTPAQTTVLQRPPVLQQNTIVLGGASATPGQAPVQPGSAAAVNQRAGTPGATGTPGTPTMETLENVKKCKNFLSTLIKLASSGKQSSETTASVKDLVKSLLEGKIEAEEFTSRLYRELHSSPQPYLVPFLKRSLPALRQMTPDSTAFIQQSQLPQASVQPASSSTALTAVVLGGMAAAQRLPLNRTTTTTSPGAKGTMHQSPVISPAQTPHSKPGLMVPQQQGALASTQVPLAQSPMVTFRGQSHSRIIMGHPQVVKQLQTVPVVKQALAPGAKVTLGRPSMLSVAQKNKLKEASGGTFKDDDDINDVASMAGVNLSEESARILATNSELVGAVTRSCKDEAFLYTTSLTRRVQEIGRRFGVIDLGPEVIDYVSHATQQRLQNLLEKVTEVAQQKNITFKEDDKYEQVSDVRAQLKFYEQLDQMEKQRKEEQEREILMKAAKSRSRQEDPEQLRLKQKAKEMQQQELNQIRQKEANMTALAAIGPRKKRKTESPVNGAGAEGSGSGPSSSVGGNSGGSRPQRQRITRVNLRDLLFCLENERETSSSHLLYKGFLK, encoded by the exons ATGCGTCTCACGATCGAGTGTAGTAGGGTAAAGATGGCGGCGGGCTCGGATTTGCTGGATGATGTTTTCTTCAACTCGGAGGTGGACGAGAATGTAGTTAGTGATCTCGTTGGATCTTTGGAGTCTGAGCTCACGGGATCGGCTCGCGGAAACTCTGCAGTCAGGGTCCGGGCTGCCGCAAATCACATTGGCAACTCCGCTGTATGTGGCAATTCCAATGTCCAGGACAGCAAAATGGGACTTTCACAAGAGCTTGCTAAACCAG AGACTAGCGTCCAAGGGGGTGTCATTAATAGGACGAGGTCCACCATGGATACAGCGGCGGGCTCAAGCACGACAgcgggacacagtcagagtaagaCGGGGACAGCCGGTGGTGTGGTAACAGTGATTCCCGATCACGGGGAAGGGATCGGAAAAACCGGGTCGGCTGGTGTACAAACTTTAAATGGAAGTAGCGTTGTAATAAACTCTCATAATTTGGTGAGCTCGGCGAGCAGCACAGTGCCCGCGGTCACGATTGTCAACAACGGACCAGGCTCCGTGGTCAAAGGAAACTCAACTTCCAGCACTGTCATTCAAACCTCTCCAATGGACAATGCTGTCACTTCAACTGTAATATCGTCTCAGCCGTCTGTTCGGAACAGTGTGCCTACTGTCACGCTCGTGAGGCCGCCTATGCAAACCCCCGGAGCAGTCACCTCGCTGAGCGGGAGCAATACCTGTCTGACATCATCTGTCAACGTCGCTCACCCTGCGTGTTCAGCAGCACAAATCAACAAGTCGGAGTCGCCCAAAACGACAATACAAAAGACTGCACAGTTGACGGGGACAGCAGCAACTTTGGGGAAAAGCCCGTCGACTCTTGCGATCAGTCCTGGCGGGATAAGGGCGATCGCTCCTCAGGTATTGGCCCCGAGATTTCCGCAGCCCCAACAGAACGGTCCAAACATCCAAAACATTCAGCTCCCCCCAG GGATGGTGTTGGTGCGCAGTGAGAGTGGGCAGCTGTTAATGATCCACCAGCAGACCCTGGCCCAGATGCAGGCTCAGTCCCAGAGCCCCATGACCCCACGGCCAGCCACCCCCACCAGCACTCCCCCTGTCCAGATCACCTctgtacag GCTCCAGGGATGCCCCTCATGGCCCGCCAGGTGACCCCCACCACCATCGTCAAGCAGGGCACCCCGGCCCAGACCACTGTCCTCCAGAGGCCTCCTGTGCTACAGCAG AACACCATTGTGCTGGGTGGGGCGTCTGCCACCCCAGGTCAGGCCCCAGTGCAGCCTGGCTCGGCAGCAGCAGTCAACCAGCGAGCAGGGACCCCCGGAGCTACCGGGACACCAGGCACTCCCACTATG gagaccCTGGAGAACGTGAAGAAATGCAAAAACTTCCTTTCCACGCTGATCAAGCTGGCGTCCAGCGGGAAGCAGTCGTCTGAGACCACGGCCAGCGTCAAGGACCTGGTCAAAAGCCTGTTG GAAGGTAAGATCGAAGCGGAGGAGTTCACCAGTCGGTTATACCGGgagctccactcctctcctcagccATATCTCGTGCCTTTCCTCAAG AGGAGTCTCCCCGCACTGCGTCAGATGACCCCAGACTCGACAGCCTTCATCCAGCAGAGCCAGCTTCCCCAGGCCAGCGTCCAGCCTGCCTCCTCCTCCACTGCCCTGACTGCAGTGGTGCTGGGGGGCATGGCCGCCGCACAGAGACTCCCTCTTAAcagaaccaccaccaccaccagccccgGGGCCAAGGGGACCATGCACCAGTCCCCTGTCATCAGCCCGGCCCAGACACCTCACAGCAAGCCTGGCCTG atggTGCCCCAGCAGCAGGGGGCGTTGGCAAGTACTCAGGTACCTCTGGCCCAGTCACCCATGGTTACTTTCCGAGGCCAGTCCCACAGTCGCATCATCATGGGACACCCGCAGGTGGTCAAACAGCTGCAAACAG ttCCTGTAGTGAAACAAGCTCTAGCGCCAGGGGCCAAGGTAACACTGGGGCGCCCGTCTATGCTCTCTGTTGCACAGAAGAACAAGCTGAAGGAGGCAAGCGGAGGAACCTTCAa AGATGATGATGATATCAATGACGTGGCCTCCATGGCTGGAGTTAACCTGTCAGAGGAGAGCGCCCGTATCCTGGCAACCAACTCTGAGCTGGTGGGCGCGGTGACCCGCTCCTGTAAGGACGAGGCCTTCCTCTACACCACCTCACTAACCCGGAGAGTACAGGAGAtcg GTAGGAGGTTTGGGGTGATTGACCTGGGGCCAGAGGTTATCGACTACGTGTCCCATGCGACACAGCAGCGGCTGCAGAACCTGCTGGAGAAAGTGACGGAGGTGGCGCAGCAGAAAAACATCACCTTCAAG gagGATGATAAATATGAACAGGTGAGTGATGTGCGAGCCCAGCTGAAGTTCTATGAGCAACTGGATCAGATGGAGAAACAgaggaaggaggagcaggagagggagaTCCTGATGAAGGCTGCCAAG TCTCGATCTCGGCAAGAGGACCCAGAGCAGCTTCGGCTCAAACAGAAGGCCAAAGAG ATGCAGCAGCAGGAGCTGAATCAGATCCGGCAGAAGGAGGCCAACATGACGGCCCTGGCAGCCATCGGCCCCAGGAAGAAACGGAAAACGGAGTCCCCCGTCAACGGAGCCGGGGCTGAG GGTTCTGGCTCTGGTCCCTCATCGTCAGTTGGTGGCAACAGCGGAGGCTCCAGACCTCAGCGCCAGCGCATCACCAGGGTCAACCTCAGGGACCTGCTCTTCTGtctggagaatgagagagaaaccaGTAGCTCACATCTGCTCTACAAAGGCTTCCTCaaataa
- the LOC139556975 gene encoding transcription initiation factor TFIID subunit 4-like isoform X3, with the protein MRLTIECSRVKMAAGSDLLDDVFFNSEVDENVVSDLVGSLESELTGSARGNSAVRVRAAANHIGNSAVCGNSNVQDSKMGLSQELAKPETSVQGGVINRTRSTMDTAAGSSTTAGHSQSKTGTAGGVVTVIPDHGEGIGKTGSAGVQTLNGSSVVINSHNLVSSASSTVPAVTIVNNGPGSVVKGNSTSSTVIQTSPMDNAVTSTVISSQPSVRNSVPTVTLVRPPMQTPGAVTSLSGSNTCLTSSVNVAHPACSAAQINKSESPKTTIQKTAQLTGTAATLGKSPSTLAISPGGIRAIAPQVLAPRFPQPQQNGPNIQNIQLPPGMVLVRSESGQLLMIHQQTLAQMQAQSQSPMTPRPATPTSTPPVQITSVQAPGMPLMARQVTPTTIVKQGTPAQTTVLQRPPVLQQNTIVLGGASATPGQAPVQPGSAAAVNQRAGTPGATGTPGTPTMETLENVKKCKNFLSTLIKLASSGKQSSETTASVKDLVKSLLEGKIEAEEFTSRLYRELHSSPQPYLVPFLKRSLPALRQMTPDSTAFIQQSQLPQASVQPASSSTALTAVVLGGMAAAQRLPLNRTTTTTSPGAKGTMHQSPVISPAQTPHSKPGLMVPQQQGALASTQVPLAQSPMVTFRGQSHSRIIMGHPQVVKQLQTVPVVKQALAPGAKVTLGRPSMLSVAQKNKLKEASGGTFKDDDDINDVASMAGVNLSEESARILATNSELVGAVTRSCKDEAFLYTTSLTRRVQEIGRRFGVIDLGPEVIDYVSHATQQRLQNLLEKVTEVAQQKNITFKC; encoded by the exons ATGCGTCTCACGATCGAGTGTAGTAGGGTAAAGATGGCGGCGGGCTCGGATTTGCTGGATGATGTTTTCTTCAACTCGGAGGTGGACGAGAATGTAGTTAGTGATCTCGTTGGATCTTTGGAGTCTGAGCTCACGGGATCGGCTCGCGGAAACTCTGCAGTCAGGGTCCGGGCTGCCGCAAATCACATTGGCAACTCCGCTGTATGTGGCAATTCCAATGTCCAGGACAGCAAAATGGGACTTTCACAAGAGCTTGCTAAACCAG AGACTAGCGTCCAAGGGGGTGTCATTAATAGGACGAGGTCCACCATGGATACAGCGGCGGGCTCAAGCACGACAgcgggacacagtcagagtaagaCGGGGACAGCCGGTGGTGTGGTAACAGTGATTCCCGATCACGGGGAAGGGATCGGAAAAACCGGGTCGGCTGGTGTACAAACTTTAAATGGAAGTAGCGTTGTAATAAACTCTCATAATTTGGTGAGCTCGGCGAGCAGCACAGTGCCCGCGGTCACGATTGTCAACAACGGACCAGGCTCCGTGGTCAAAGGAAACTCAACTTCCAGCACTGTCATTCAAACCTCTCCAATGGACAATGCTGTCACTTCAACTGTAATATCGTCTCAGCCGTCTGTTCGGAACAGTGTGCCTACTGTCACGCTCGTGAGGCCGCCTATGCAAACCCCCGGAGCAGTCACCTCGCTGAGCGGGAGCAATACCTGTCTGACATCATCTGTCAACGTCGCTCACCCTGCGTGTTCAGCAGCACAAATCAACAAGTCGGAGTCGCCCAAAACGACAATACAAAAGACTGCACAGTTGACGGGGACAGCAGCAACTTTGGGGAAAAGCCCGTCGACTCTTGCGATCAGTCCTGGCGGGATAAGGGCGATCGCTCCTCAGGTATTGGCCCCGAGATTTCCGCAGCCCCAACAGAACGGTCCAAACATCCAAAACATTCAGCTCCCCCCAG GGATGGTGTTGGTGCGCAGTGAGAGTGGGCAGCTGTTAATGATCCACCAGCAGACCCTGGCCCAGATGCAGGCTCAGTCCCAGAGCCCCATGACCCCACGGCCAGCCACCCCCACCAGCACTCCCCCTGTCCAGATCACCTctgtacag GCTCCAGGGATGCCCCTCATGGCCCGCCAGGTGACCCCCACCACCATCGTCAAGCAGGGCACCCCGGCCCAGACCACTGTCCTCCAGAGGCCTCCTGTGCTACAGCAG AACACCATTGTGCTGGGTGGGGCGTCTGCCACCCCAGGTCAGGCCCCAGTGCAGCCTGGCTCGGCAGCAGCAGTCAACCAGCGAGCAGGGACCCCCGGAGCTACCGGGACACCAGGCACTCCCACTATG gagaccCTGGAGAACGTGAAGAAATGCAAAAACTTCCTTTCCACGCTGATCAAGCTGGCGTCCAGCGGGAAGCAGTCGTCTGAGACCACGGCCAGCGTCAAGGACCTGGTCAAAAGCCTGTTG GAAGGTAAGATCGAAGCGGAGGAGTTCACCAGTCGGTTATACCGGgagctccactcctctcctcagccATATCTCGTGCCTTTCCTCAAG AGGAGTCTCCCCGCACTGCGTCAGATGACCCCAGACTCGACAGCCTTCATCCAGCAGAGCCAGCTTCCCCAGGCCAGCGTCCAGCCTGCCTCCTCCTCCACTGCCCTGACTGCAGTGGTGCTGGGGGGCATGGCCGCCGCACAGAGACTCCCTCTTAAcagaaccaccaccaccaccagccccgGGGCCAAGGGGACCATGCACCAGTCCCCTGTCATCAGCCCGGCCCAGACACCTCACAGCAAGCCTGGCCTG atggTGCCCCAGCAGCAGGGGGCGTTGGCAAGTACTCAGGTACCTCTGGCCCAGTCACCCATGGTTACTTTCCGAGGCCAGTCCCACAGTCGCATCATCATGGGACACCCGCAGGTGGTCAAACAGCTGCAAACAG ttCCTGTAGTGAAACAAGCTCTAGCGCCAGGGGCCAAGGTAACACTGGGGCGCCCGTCTATGCTCTCTGTTGCACAGAAGAACAAGCTGAAGGAGGCAAGCGGAGGAACCTTCAa AGATGATGATGATATCAATGACGTGGCCTCCATGGCTGGAGTTAACCTGTCAGAGGAGAGCGCCCGTATCCTGGCAACCAACTCTGAGCTGGTGGGCGCGGTGACCCGCTCCTGTAAGGACGAGGCCTTCCTCTACACCACCTCACTAACCCGGAGAGTACAGGAGAtcg GTAGGAGGTTTGGGGTGATTGACCTGGGGCCAGAGGTTATCGACTACGTGTCCCATGCGACACAGCAGCGGCTGCAGAACCTGCTGGAGAAAGTGACGGAGGTGGCGCAGCAGAAAAACATCACCTTCAAG TGCtga